Proteins encoded in a region of the Babesia bovis T2Bo chromosome 4 map unlocalized Chr4_2, whole genome shotgun sequence genome:
- a CDS encoding NUC173 domain family protein, with amino-acid sequence MTRPNVLHVVANLVKRIQQCNALEYDPLSDKLRPSITEEDVVMYEEKVVSGRFDKVKQCALDSLVLIQGAVLPTPKVWNINIPAADFNASRALYPIVKCAIDCIINQLDEVLANASQFKEMTVDTSTLTFEGLFLIAKTGLEMLNPSVLTVENDLLYMMLQLFNKATTLKPLLNMCLTCLTVYLSRLVSADILQELESETLKTLAQIKVVFESTLNIAISGEGKELNTNAVSLLRITIRTVIHKLQQLSTSADADRNSSDVKFLTKVVDCWYSVLITTLMKLRAEMVVSSTKHVKLEKLMRLLASFPPLPPAHRLRVMLQIALTLQQDSYCLLQTETLTTLTAMMDIEDQKNSVIIRNNILPLAEAIIELLFDPRFCGNSQGATVLTDCSKQVQLVYCIAQCIRTVKTTPVDKDPQHVDEYLQQQTLSLLNSANEDQTGESERIRRLMKDTENEPELKCEYQTLEDFLASRDDCQLLTRLAKMFQYLMSYSNKALDEAIALVICWLFSEFDFGLCLKMLAPLCMHYLRTKRSKMLEGIHNSTAVPQGIASIAETVTSRWVFGGRIFYNALEAFRDTLSMRDVEIDPNTDKPQEVAIFASIFECTLDIAKESAGNFPRDLENCIGLYVKIFGLETYLRILPLEPLYSVPITSETYRTDAYVYMLPILQKQLKGVPLVVYVKYILPVLKRLEALMAKTKECVANISNETTLAFVLHSYEGLVGYFYGILTAMAACAEDCNAAIEMDDFALLKHILMILDEGTNRTVIACRIIAAFHNLDNVGTRLIGLLVKRFVAVETATPPNDSSNTQALEDALLAAIANCGKFCDSKMLGDNLQSFEAALQRTNCSYDPLVKIARALLPSVDATLKSKLHKRWVELAKTNPTRNLYLALKRSCETLALDIKKWSEDNKESGSSGDGPKIGISKYIADACSANGIIDLSDALQVLPNAKPKEETEEHSKHRMACIEAFARLLEVMKIHGFFTANLKMVIDSIVKPLILEAMLNACAPNSNTRSSALGIYDTICNLKLDEIGDVLKFSVSALASGTTITMQAVLVKCLTRLMARHSSEAVKYNLTQVFSYVFRLLSMADQKLYIQLLKFARVCIVKLNQEQVLWLAPMLMKMFDNATCCQRSKVYVRRVVQKLMVKLSRDQIIHIFPQEHLPLMHHLLAEQRHKKNHKLRRKFKSRDEDADDDEEFIGNMFKTDDEGRLIITDDVDEPEHYGDIDDHIKFVKHKKKVRQQINKKEKRGDVQPYAYIKLNRSKTAEKHKRDNIKALKSIAKPRN; translated from the coding sequence ATGACGCGACCTAATGTGCTACATGTCGTCGCGAACCTTGTCAAGCGTATACAGCAGTGTAACGCGCTTGAGTATGACCCTCTTTCGGATAAACTACGACCATCCATTACCGAAGAGGATGTAGTTATGTACGAAGAAAAGGTTGTGTCAGGACGTTTTGACAAGGTAAAGCAGTGTGCCCTGGATTCACTTGTGCTTATACAAGGTGCCGTTCTTCCTACACCAAAGGTGtggaatataaacatacctgCCGCAGACTTCAATGCCTCCAGGGCACTTTATCCCATAGTCAAGTGCGCTATAGACTGCATTATTAACCAACTGGACGAAGTACTCGCCAATGCATCGCAATTTAAAGAAATGACAGTTGATACGTCAACCCTAACATTTGAAGGGTTGTTCCTAATCGCAAAAACGGGATTAGAAATGCTTAATCCGTCTGTATTAACAGTTGAAAATGATTTATTATACATGATGTTGCAACTTTTCAACAAAGCCACTACTCTCAAACCGCTTTTGAATATGTGTTTGACCTGCCTGACAGTGTACCTGTCACGCCTGGTGTCAGCAGATATACTACAAGAACTTGAAAGCGAGACCCTTAAGACACTAGCACAGATAAAAGTTGTATTCGAGAGCACTCTCAACATTGCTATATCTGGTGAAGGTAAAGAGTTAAACACAAATGCTGTGTCTTTATTAAGGATAACCATTAGAACGGTTATACATAAACTTCAACAGCTATCAACGTCAGCCGACGCTGACCGTAACAGCTCAGATGTCAAGTTTTTGACGAAGGTAGTGGATTGCTGGTATAGTGTCTTAATTACCACTCTAATGAAATTACGTGCTGAGATGGTAGTGTCAAGCACGAAACACGTTAAGCTAGAAAAACTGATGCGGTTACTTGCTTCATTCCCACCATTGCCACCAGCGCATCGGTTAAGGGTGATGTTGCAAATAGCTCTCACCCTCCAACAAGATTCATATTGCCTGCTGCAAACTGAAACTTTAACGACACTCACAGCAATGATGGATATTGAAGACCAGAAGAATAGTGTTATCATACGAAACAACATACTACCATTAGCTGAAGCTATCATTGAGTTGCTGTTCGATCCGAGATTCTGTGGTAATTCACAGGGTGCAACTGTATTGACAGATTGCAGTAAGCAGGTGCAGCTTGTATACTGTATTGCCCAGTGCATACGGACTGTAAAAACAACACCAGTGGATAAAGATCCCCAACATGTAGATGAATACCTTCAGCAACAAACTTTATCACTGTTGAACAGTGCAAATGAAGATCAAACAGGCGAATCCGAGAGAATCAGACGATTAATGAAGGATACAGAAAATGAACCTGAATTGAAATGTGAATATCAAACATTGGAGGACTTTCTAGCCTCACGTGATGATTGTCAGCTCCTGACACGCCTCGCTAAAATGTTCCAGTATCTGATGTCGTATTCTAATAAAGCATTAGATGAGGCAATAGCGCTGGTCATCTGCTGGCTGTTCAGCGAGTTTGATTTTGGTTTGTGCCTCAAAATGCTGGCACCATTGTGTATGCATTACCTGCGCACTAAGCGCAGCAAGATGCTAGAAGGTATACACAACTCAACAGCTGTACCACAAGGTATTGCTTCAATAGCAGAGACAGTTACATCACGATGGGTATTCGGTGGAAGAATATTCTACAACGCACTGGAGGCCTTCAGAGATACACTCTCTATGCGTGACGTTGAAATTGACCCTAACACGGATAAACCACAGGAAGTGGCCATATTCGCGTCGATATTTGAATGCACGctagatatcgcaaaagaATCAGCTGGTAACTTCCCAAGGGACCTAGAAAACTGCATTGGGCTATATGTCAAGATATTCGGGTTGGAAACATACCTCAGGATATTACCACTAGAGCCACTGTACAGTGTACCAATCACATCCGAGACGTACCGTACAGATGCTTACGTTTACATGTTGCCCATATTACAGAAGCAACTAAAAGGTGTGCCCCTAGTAGTCTAcgttaaatatatattgcccGTGCTGAAACGTCTAGAGGCACTAATGGCAAAAACAAAGGAATGCGTTGCAAATATATCTAACGAAACTACACTAGCCTTTGTGTTGCATTCTTATGAGGGATTAGTGGGATACTTTTATGGCATCCTAACAGCTATGGCAGCCTGCGCTGAAGATTGTAATGCTGCCATAGAGATGGACGATTTCGCTTTGCTGAAGCATATATTAATGATCCTAGACGAAGGAACCAATCGAACAGTAATAGCGTGTCGTATCATCGCTGCTTTCCACAACCTAGATAATGTTGGAACACGATTGATTGGACTTTTGGTCAAGCGTTTTGTGGCTGTCGAGACTGCAACGCCGCCAAATGATTCAAGCAATACTCAGGCACTAGAAGATGCATTGTTAGCGGCTATTGCCAACTGCGGCAAGTTTTGTGATTCAAAGATGCTGGGTGACAATTTGCAATCGTTCGAAGCAGCACTACAACGAACCAATTGCAGCTATGACCCGTTGGTAAAGATTGCCAGGGCGCTACTGCCATCGGTGGATGCCACATTGAAGTCAAAACTACATAAAAGATGGGTGGAATTAGCGAAAACTAACCCTACTAGAAACTTGTACCTGGCACTAAAACGAAGTTGCGAGACACTTGCGTTAGATATCAAAAAGTGGTCAGAAGATAACAAAGAGTCTGGATCGTCAGGTGATGGCCCTAAGATTGGTATTTCAAAATACATCGCTGATGCATGCTCAGCAAATGGGATAATAGACTTATCCGACGCACTACAAGTTCTACCAAATGCAAAACCCAAGGAAGAAACGGAAGAACATAGCAAGCACAGAATGGCGTGCATCGAGGCGTTCGCACGTCTCTTGGAAGTCATGAAAATACATGGGTTCTTCACTGCCAATTTGAAGATGGTGATTGATAGTATAGTCAAGCCACTGATACTCGAAGCCATGCTCAACGCATGTGCACCAAATAGTAACACGAGGTCCAGTGCCCTGGGTATATACGATACCATCTGCAATTTGAAACTAGACGAAATAGGTGATGTACTCAAGTTTAGCGTATCGGCACTAGCATCGGGAACGACAATTACCATGCAAGCTGTATTGGTCAAGTGCCTCACTAGACTGATGGCCCGGCATAGCAGTGAAGCAGTGAAGTACAATTTGACACAAGTGTTCTCCTATGTATTTCGCCTGCTGAGTATGGCGGACCAAAAGCTGTATATACAGCTATTGAAATTCGCCAGAGTATGCATTGTGAAGTTGAATCAAGAACAGGTCTTGTGGTTAGCACCAATGCTAATGAAAATGTTTGACAATGCAACCTGCTGCCAGCGCTCAAAGGTTTACGTCAGGCGTGTAGTGCAGAAGCTAATGGTTAAGCTATCCAGGGACCAGATAATACACATCTTCCCGCAGGAACACCTGCCACTAATGCACCACCTACTGGCCGAACAGCGCCATAAGAAGAATCATAAACTGCGCAGAAAATTCAAATCAAGAGATGAGGATGCTGATGATGACGAGGAGTTTATTGGTAACATGTTCAAAACAGATGATGAAGGCCGACTGATAATCACTGATGACGTCGATGAGCCTGAACATTATGGCGATATAGATGACCATATTAAATTCGTTAAACATAAAAAGAAGGTACGACAGCAAATAAACAAAAAAGAAAAGCGTGGTGACGTACAACCATATGCATATATTAAGCTGAACAGATCCAAGACAGCTGAAAAACACAAGAGAGATAACATCAAAGCCCTGAAATCAATCGCTAAACCTAGGAATTAG
- a CDS encoding DEAH box RNA helicase family protein, whose protein sequence is MMDPFDDFQVTKLPKASVPRTPSTASTSTFRKRSYQDTDSADDTDLLRENGDHIGARSPEADRKYYRNSSRVDPYDRIIDHMWYDRDDESFLMQNNYDEGNQVYYAEQEAKRQAQLPGTIKQLGTANQRSKGSLSFQKHIDNSLWELSRISQGGAGSRLSTLEYQGLTESNMHKEEAKKIVLVRSVIPPFIYDGLSKETRDELDSSFAAGDNTFNHIYNKFLNQKISVVKDSTSDIAQMAKKGSAILRKLKEESERNASRVRFWDLEGSKLGSLLLLGDDSKDKSHDQPDNSANDSKYSQFMDTDIPESELCERLSESKKKLRETREQLPVFKCRDELLSYIGQFQVMVVVGETGSGKTTQLAQFLYESGYYKRGVIGCTQPRRVAAVSVCQRVAAEMGSRVGDLVGYSIRFEDLTSRNTAVKFMTDGILLRETLMDPDLDRYSCIIMDEAHERSLNTDVLFGILKSVVARRRDIRVIVTSATMDADKFARFFGNCPIYKIPGRTFPVRIEYMRSMGNDYVESAVDKCVSLHISEGPGDVLIFMTGQDDINATCELLDLKLYKVMQSTTRADLQPFCVLPIYSQLPSELQQRVFKKYPYRKVIVSTNIAETSLTLDGIKFVIDSGFCKLKVYNPKVGMDSLQITPVSQAGANQRSGRAGRTAPGICYRLYTERTYLNDLFENNVPEIMRTNLCNVVLLLKSLKVKRLTEFDFIDPPHAENILSAMLQLWILGGIDEFGELTDIGRKLVHYPLEPPLSKMMIAGESERCMSEILTVVSVMSAPNVFVVENETDAQRESADNATREKFMVPESDHLTLLNVYKQWCANGRSDSWCLQYRLQPKSLRRAAEVRQQLLDIVTKQGIEETSCGTNWDQVRRAICSGYFHNASKLKGLGEYSNLRSFAPCFLHPTSALYGMGYTPDYVVYHEVVITSKEYMRHVTAVDAEWLYELGPNFFYLKNIDAGGSAQRTKDKLENERLRQEMRYKRNYQETLERSQLPGASKSVGAVTFGARRSNKR, encoded by the coding sequence ATGATGGACCCTTTTGATGATTTTCAGGTAACAAAGTTACCGAAAGCATCGGTCCCTAGGACTCCTTCTACAGCGTCTACGTCAACATTCCGTAAAAGGAGTTATCAGGATACCGATTCAGCTGATGATACCGATTTATTAAGGGAGAATGGAGACCATATTGGTGCCCGTTCTCCGGAGGCTGATCGCAAATATTACCGCAATTCATCTCGTGTAGACCCTTATGACCGCATTATAGATCACATGTGGTATGATCGTGATGATGAGAGTTTTTTAATGCAGAACAACTATGATGAGGGTAATCAGGTATATTACGCTGAGCAGGAAGCCAAGCGACAGGCCCAGCTGCCTGGTACCATAAAGCAGCTGGGCACTGCCAATCAGAGGTCTAAGGGCTCTTTATCATTTCAGAAGCACATTGATAATTCTTTATGGGAATTATCTCGTATTAGTCAGGGTGGTGCTGGATCACGTCTGAGTACCCTGGAGTACCAGGGTCTCACTGAGAGCAATATGCACAAGGAGGAAGCCAAAAAGATAGTTCTTGTGCGTTCCGTGATACCGCCATTTATATACGATGGCTTATCCAAGGAAACTCGTGATGAGCTTGATTCTAGTTTTGCTGCTGGTGACAATACCTTCAATCACATATACAACAAGTTTTTGAACCAGAAGATTTCCGTGGTCAAGGATAGCACTTCTGATATAGCTCAGATGGCTAAGAAGGGCAGTGCCATTCTTCGTAAGCTTAAGGAGGAATCTGAGCGTAATGCCAGTCGCGTTCGTTTCTGGGATTTGGAGGGTTCCAAGCTTGGTTCGTTGTTACTCTTGGGTGACGACAGTAAAGACAAGAGTCACGACCAGCCGGACAACAGTGCCAACGATAGCAAATACTCCCAATTTATGGATACCGACATTCCAGAGTCTGAACTGTGCGAACGGCTGAGTGAATCCAAAAAAAAGCTTCGTGAGACTCGTGAGCAGTTACCTGTATTCAAGTGTCGTGATGAGTTGCTTTCATACATTGGTCAATTCCAGGTAATGGTTGTTGTTGGTGAAACTGGTTCTGGTAAGACAACACAGCTAGCTCAATTCCTATATGAATCAGGTTACTATAAGCGCGGTGTTATAGGTTGCACCCAGCCTCGTAGGGTTGCTGCGGTATCAGTTTGCCAGCGTGTTGCTGCGGAAATGGGCTCTAGGGTGGGTGACCTAGTTGGTTATTCCATTCGTTTTGAGGATCTAACCAGCAGGAACACCGCTGTTAAGTTCATGACTGACGGTATATTACTGAGGGAGACTTTAATGGACCCTGATCTTGATCGTTACAGCTGTATTATCATGGACGAAGCGCATGAGCGGAGTTTGAACACTGATGTATTATTTGGCATTCTAAAATCTGTTGTTGCACGTCGCAGGGATATTCGTGTTATTGTCACATCGGCTACTATGGATGCGGATAAGTTTGCAAGGTTTTTCGGCAACTGTCCAATTTACAAAATCCCTGGGCGTACATTTCCCGTGAGGATAGAGTATATGCGTTCTATGGGCAATGACTATGTTGAGTCTGCTGTTGACAAATGTGTATCTTTGCATATATCAGAGGGTCCTGGTGATGTCTTAATCTTCATGACGGGTCAGGATGACATTAACGCTACTTGTGAATTATTAGACCTTAAACTCTATAAGGTCATGCAATCTACTACTCGTGCTGATTTACAGCCATTTTGTGTATTGCCTATATACAGTCAGTTACCAAGTGAATTGCAGCAACGTGTTTTCAAGAAGTACCCATATCGCAAGGTTATCGTTTCCACCAACATTGCCGAGACATCTTTGACTTTGGATGGCATTAAATTCGTGATTGACAGTGGTTTTTGTAAGTTGAAGGTTTACAACCCTAAAGTCGGTATGGACAGTCTTCAGATAACTCCTGTTAGTCAGGCTGGTGCCAATCAAAGATCCGGTAGGGCAGGGCGCACGGCACCTGGTATATGTTATAGGCTTTACACTGAGCGCACGTACTTGAATGATCTATTTGAGAACAATGTCCCTGAGATTATGCGTACTAACCTTTGCAACGTGGTCTTGCTTCTTAAATCCCTAAAAGTCAAGCGCCTTACAGAATTTGATTTCATTGACCCACCGCATGCTGAGAACATCTTGAGTGCCATGCTTCAGTTATGGATTTTGGGTGGCATTGATGAGTTTGGTGAGTTGACTGACATTGGTCGTAAGCTCGTTCACTATCCTTTGGAGCCTCCTTTGAGTAAGATGATGATCGCTGGCGAGAGTGAGCGTTGCATGTCAGAGATACTAACGGTGGTCTCCGTAATGTCAGCTCCCAATGTATTTGTTGTTGAGAATGAGACCGACGCGCAACGTGAGAGCGCTGATAATGCAACCCGGGAGAAGTTCATGGTCCCAGAAAGTGACCACTTGACTCTATTGAATGTCTACAAGCAATGGTGTGCCAATGGTCGTAGCGACTCGTGGTGTTTACAGTATCGCCTTCAGCCAAAATCATTGCGTCGTGCTGCTGAGGTCCGCCAGCAACTCCTTGACATTGTGACCAAGCAAGGTATTGAGGAGACCTCTTGCGGCACTAATTGGGACCAGGTGCGCCGTGCAATATGCTCTGGGTACTTCCACAATGCCTCTAAGTTAAAGGGTCTTGGTGAGTACTCTAACTTGAGGAGCTTTGCTCCGTGTTTTTTGCATCCCACTTCAGCACTTTATGGTATGGGTTACACTCCTGATTACGTGGTCTACCATGAGGTCGTGATAACTTCTAAGGAATACATGCGCCACGTAACTGCGGTTGACGCTGAGTGGCTGTATGAATTGGGGCCTAACTTTTTTTATTTGAAGAACATAGATGCCGGGGGCAGTGCTCAGCGTACCAAGGACAAGCTTGAGAACGAGCGTTTACGTCAAGAGATGCGTTATAAAAGGAATTACCAGGAAACCTTGGAACGTTCCCAGTTACCAGGGGCTAGTAAATCCGTAGGTGCGGTCACTTTCGGTGCCAGAAGGTCAAATAAGCGTTGA